The Brassica napus cultivar Da-Ae chromosome C7, Da-Ae, whole genome shotgun sequence genome has a segment encoding these proteins:
- the LOC125590278 gene encoding WEB family protein At2g17940-like isoform X2: MFSLIVCHSRVIMERENGCRTVLGGRAEIDTRPPFGSVKEAVALFGEKVLAGEVYATRFREIRTKSTPCPQPRLRSLKLELEQTKHTLTRILQQNTILSNRIQTLTQELEHERKEIQRLNMIRSSLLENPEIEELKFVEHHQTRTSKDVEEEIVTMEEFEKRRLVTFASSPLLTRVMSSVEEEMKEKEKVLERVSSVKKMKPKRGFAMFKGWFRATGGRD; the protein is encoded by the exons ATGTTTTCACTAATTGTGTGTCATTCTCGTGTAATTATGGAGAGAGAAAATGGTTGTAGAACCGTCTTAGGTGGTCGTGCGGAGATAGACACGAGACCACCGTTTGGATCCGTGAAAGAAGCTGTGGCTTTGTTCGGAGAGAAAGTTTTAGCCGGAGAGGTCTATGCAACTAGGTTTAGAGAG ATTCGAACAAAGTCAACGCCTTGTCCTCAACCAAGATTACGGTCGCTAAAACTCGAGCTCGAGCAGACGAAACATACTCTTACAAGAATCCTACAACAAAACACCATCCTCTCCAACCGGATTCAAACCCTAACACAAGAACTCGAACATGAGAGGAAAGAAATTCAACGACTCAACATGATAAGGTCAAGTCTCCTAGAGAATCCAGAGATCGAGGAACTCAAGTTCGTGGAACATCATCAAACGAGGACGTCCAAAGATGTTGAAGAAGAGATTGTAACGATGGAGGAGTTTGAAAAGAGGAGACTGGTCACGTTCGCGAGCTCTCCTCTGCTTACACGTGTGATGTCAAGCGTTGAGGAGGAGatgaaggagaaagagaaggttTTGGAAAGGGTTTCTTcggtgaagaagatgaaaccaAAGAGGGGGTTCGCTATGTTCAAGGGATGGTTTAGAGCAACCGGTGGAAGAGACTGA
- the LOC125590278 gene encoding WEB family protein At2g17940-like isoform X1: MFSLIVCHSRVIMERENGCRTVLGGRAEIDTRPPFGSVKEAVALFGEKVLAGEVYATRFREVTHIRTKSTPCPQPRLRSLKLELEQTKHTLTRILQQNTILSNRIQTLTQELEHERKEIQRLNMIRSSLLENPEIEELKFVEHHQTRTSKDVEEEIVTMEEFEKRRLVTFASSPLLTRVMSSVEEEMKEKEKVLERVSSVKKMKPKRGFAMFKGWFRATGGRD; this comes from the exons ATGTTTTCACTAATTGTGTGTCATTCTCGTGTAATTATGGAGAGAGAAAATGGTTGTAGAACCGTCTTAGGTGGTCGTGCGGAGATAGACACGAGACCACCGTTTGGATCCGTGAAAGAAGCTGTGGCTTTGTTCGGAGAGAAAGTTTTAGCCGGAGAGGTCTATGCAACTAGGTTTAGAGAGGTAACTCAT ATTCGAACAAAGTCAACGCCTTGTCCTCAACCAAGATTACGGTCGCTAAAACTCGAGCTCGAGCAGACGAAACATACTCTTACAAGAATCCTACAACAAAACACCATCCTCTCCAACCGGATTCAAACCCTAACACAAGAACTCGAACATGAGAGGAAAGAAATTCAACGACTCAACATGATAAGGTCAAGTCTCCTAGAGAATCCAGAGATCGAGGAACTCAAGTTCGTGGAACATCATCAAACGAGGACGTCCAAAGATGTTGAAGAAGAGATTGTAACGATGGAGGAGTTTGAAAAGAGGAGACTGGTCACGTTCGCGAGCTCTCCTCTGCTTACACGTGTGATGTCAAGCGTTGAGGAGGAGatgaaggagaaagagaaggttTTGGAAAGGGTTTCTTcggtgaagaagatgaaaccaAAGAGGGGGTTCGCTATGTTCAAGGGATGGTTTAGAGCAACCGGTGGAAGAGACTGA